Proteins from one Rhodothermaceae bacterium genomic window:
- a CDS encoding 30S ribosomal protein S12 → MPTIQQLVRTGRHPKVRKTKAAALQGNPQRRGVCTRVYTTTPKKPNSALRKVAKVRLTNQIEVIAYIPGEGHNLQEHSIVLVRGGRVKDLPGVKYHIVRGALDTSGVEDRTQSRSKYGTKRPKR, encoded by the coding sequence GTGCCAACGATTCAGCAACTTGTTCGAACGGGGCGCCATCCGAAGGTCAGAAAGACCAAGGCGGCCGCACTGCAGGGAAACCCGCAGCGCCGGGGGGTATGTACGCGTGTCTATACCACAACACCGAAAAAACCGAACTCCGCATTGCGGAAAGTCGCCAAGGTGCGCCTGACAAACCAGATTGAGGTGATCGCCTATATCCCGGGTGAGGGGCATAATCTGCAAGAGCACTCCATCGTGCTGGTTCGTGGAGGACGCGTAAAGGATTTGCCAGGGGTGAAGTATCACATTGTACGTGGTGCGTTGGATACGTCCGGTGTAGAAGATCGGACACAATCTCGTTCGAAGTATGGCACGAAGCGGCCGAAGAGATAA
- the rpsG gene encoding 30S ribosomal protein S7, translated as MRRKSAERRLITPDPKYGDPLVAQFVNYVMLHGKKSIARKIVYDAFAQVEERSGEPGLEIFQRAVENVAPLVEVRSRRVGGATYQVPIEVRAERRTALAFRWIIQQASKRSDRSMADRLAAELYAASRGEGAAVKKKDDTHRMAESNKAFTHFRI; from the coding sequence ATGCGTAGAAAATCAGCCGAGCGGCGTTTGATAACGCCGGATCCCAAATACGGTGACCCACTTGTGGCGCAGTTTGTGAACTACGTCATGCTCCATGGCAAGAAAAGTATTGCCCGGAAGATCGTTTATGATGCATTTGCTCAGGTGGAAGAGCGTTCAGGAGAGCCCGGGTTGGAAATTTTCCAGCGGGCGGTTGAGAACGTGGCTCCTCTGGTGGAAGTGCGTAGCCGGCGTGTGGGTGGGGCAACTTATCAGGTTCCGATCGAGGTGCGGGCAGAGCGCCGAACAGCATTGGCCTTTCGTTGGATCATTCAACAGGCCTCGAAAAGGTCGGATCGCTCGATGGCAGATCGGTTAGCTGCAGAGCTGTATGCTGCCTCACGTGGGGAGGGGGCTGCAGTCAAGAAGAAAGACGATACCCACAGGATGGCAGAATCGAATAAAGCGTTTACTCACTTCAGAATATAA